From the genome of Plasmodium relictum strain SGS1 genome assembly, contig: PRELSG_00_v1_33, whole genome shotgun sequence:
tatcttcttttaattaaaaacatacaaataatttataacaatttattaagtcacaatttatgatattcaatgttatttcaaaaatgtacattgaataatacataaacatttctcttatctcttaagtttttaataagttaacatttctttcttttaatttttatttacactaaaaattaaaacataacataacataacattcattcataaaactcttcccaaaaaaaaaaaaaattaatatttaatttttttttttttaaattacaaagatgtatatatatataaataaacaaacaaaaaaaaataactttatttttatttttttttttttttatatatataggactagcgtctgtgcatggctaacttgtacgtatacaactagcaactagcttagcatgctacaaaaggttaataataccttttattaaccaatattataatttttgtagtacactaagctagtttgtGTATGTGTATCTGTATGTACAAACTAATTGTGTACTaacactaataaaaaaaaaaaaatatatatatgtatatttttttttgtgtttgtttattttgtttttgaagtatttaaaaaaaaaaaaaataatttttctttttttttggttggaaatttttagtaaataaaaatttaattatcttttatgaaatttaaaagataaaattaataatgttttGTTATAATCAATATcgtattttgaaataacattaaataatataaagttttgattttattaattgttatagtttgtatgtatgttttttaattaaaagaataagtaattctttataattaaaaactcatttataacaattaataagtctattaaaagagtaataaaattttactcagtcataaatgctctttattaatttttttgtttaatactctagcaaagtcattaaacggctAATTAATAAAGCATTTACCAAATAGCATATTATCTATATACTtgctattaaaaaaaaaaaatatattgttaCTATTTttgcttcttttttttttccacgTTTATTGTTTTTGCtaagtttatttttattcatttaaaaaaaataaaagatatatattttttttttttttaatatataatgaaagaTTTTAATGGAAAGGTTTTTGCAAAATTTTTGCTGCTAAAtcgaattaatttttaatcaataaaaaaattaaattaaaaatttaaaagaaaagcaaaaagaacttttttttttttactaatacTTAATTTTGAAGTGCTTTTTTTAAGAGACATATTTTAATCATGCTTTCTATTAACTTTTTGTTGGagtttatttcttatttatatgtttgagtcattcatataaaataaatcatttacGTAAagttaaaatagaaaaaaaaacattcattctttttttttttttaaaaacaaaaaaaattattacaagaaataattaatacTCACACACTTTTATCATATACCCCTTATTATGTATGTCTGTTTTTTGCAAAATATATCTTAATATACGAATCATTGTACACTCTTCTCTATAAACAAAATCTTGTTATATGTATCAATATAATGAATCCTTTGGATGACTTGCATGCACTAGCAACTTATATAAgcaattatttttcattatattaaaatttcaaaaaggTAAATAAAATCTCTTGATCAATTGTCTAAAATGCtgtaaaataattcaaaCGACAAATCAATAAATCACACATAGTTTACATAATTGAGCATTTACTGTTTTTGAGACATTCATTTACTTAAAATAcacctttatttttattaaaaatttaaatcctCATTAAAACTATTGATTATGAAAAGTAATTAATTAAAGCaatcaaataaatttaagtaataattattagcaataattcaaaaaaaaaaaaaaaacacataaaaattatataacaaTAGAAACAAAAtcctttttgtttttcttttaaaactACTAActcaattttttcttattgtTAAGTAAATAATTCGTTgtgaaaatatttatatacttttcaaaaataattctataaTTAACaacaaaagtaaaaaaaaataatataaattccATCCaaataaaacaataaaaaaaattgaattaattatatactaAACAAAAACGaattatcaaaataaaaaaaagtaatgaattgctttctttttttttaaatagttaATGTGCATTCTAATTCCCTATTTCTGTGTAAATTAATGAAGATAATTTCGTAAAAGGTTTGTAATAACTTTTATTAAGCagttatacaaaaaaaattattttaaaaaataatgtattgTGACATAAAGAGAATTTTGTTAacaataattaataaaagatgttattatccttttatgaaataatagTTAGTAAAATGTAAGAAAAACAACATTATAGTTTTAATTAGaactattatttaaaatttatttttatatcttatttGAGTTCTTTCATGTGTTAAAAGAATTGAAATTATGATATAAGGTAAAGTAAGTAAAATATAAGGGAAATACGAAGATATTACAAAAGTAAATGTATTTACAAGTATTTTACAGTAAAAaaatgacaaaaaaaaaaaaaaagaaaagactGAGAAAACtagttttaaattatttttgtattttcttaaaattttccCATTacattttacatttttattttgctcATTTGTTTctgtttcatttttttattctacaTTCATATTATGCTTTATTTCAATTTGTTCATTCCCTGGTTCTAAATATATTGCCTTTATTCTTTGTTGCCCGTAGCATTTTAATCCTCTATTTTGCATTATTTTATCTCTTTTTTGCTAAGTATCTTTTAGCTTTTAAATTTCATAAagtcatttttataattccgCAATCTAAAAGAATCCCACTAAAATAACAAGAAAACATTCGATATGTAAAAAGAaggattatttttataaatataattttatttaatgaaatagtataaaaaaagaaaaaatatatatttttaggtgttattattatcttaCATTATTAGACATTGTAATATACAAATTGAAAgggtaaatataaaaagctttatagaaaaatataatatgttttttttttctcttttactatatatttttaatgttgacatatatatatcattaaatCTTTTAGCTACTTGGAAATGTACCTGGGATGTACCCCAAAATTGGAGATagtataatattatttttcttgttcatttttttttttttaattaaaattatctcttaaaagaaaataatttattattattcacaattttctttatttttagtaGGAGAGTCATATAAAACAATTGaatctaaaaaataaatctttaaatttgaaaagaaataagattttttttttttgccaaaaaaagaaaaaattaaaaataaatttatgtataaatatacatatttatgaATTATGTTAATATGCCAAGGATCACAAAAATATTAGAGCAAAGCATTTAATGATATTACTACATAGTATTGCTtaaacttttaattttatgttaCTTTATTATAACTACGTATTAATGAATGTATAATTATGTTAATTTTAAACTTACTAAATTTCcaaattcttaaaaaaaaaaaagctaacatttttattgattttaaattttattttaaatgaatatattttatatttttagttataattaattttttttttattttagtaaTATGCATAAATACATATCAGTAACTATTACTAATCcttcctttatttttatagaaatattattattttcttttcaaaaattatatatatgcatgtgcccaatttcatatataattataatttttcattatattttaattgttaatacataataaaatcattatgttatcattaaaagaaaattaaaattattattgatTGAAtccttaatatatattttatagtatatatcttctttatattttttattaccaaattgtaattttatgcaatatatcatttttttgtttatttatttttttttttttctttttttttttttcttaggGATTTCtagtattatataataacttttatataaaaaattactgCATGtacaaatttttaattcattttatttcttcctATAATTAAACATTAATTTATTACACACCATTCCAGtgttaatttataataagaaataaaattattatctaataaatttaactaaaaaaaaaacaccattaattatgttatttttagaaattaTATGATGTAATatatcataaatatttatatgattattatcaccaaatttttaatttatactATACAatagttatttttatatttcctatttttcttttcttttatcaGAATTAATAACATGTACATGCACATATATCACCCCCAACACAAAAATACagtttaaaataattatcattGTTTGACAAATGAATATTACCCTTAAtatattcttcatttataattttattatttaaattttatctattttttattttatagcaaataaaaaactattaatacatgaaatatttattttaaagaaattattaaaaaatgtactTAATTTTAATGCTAAATATGTAATGTATGCATGCTCAAAATCTATCATACAAttgtattttaataatattaatacatGATATTCttataaatgttttaaatgaaaaattaaataagatattttaaagtattttattttattttcttttaacatttattatttttatattgagttttaaaattttaattttaaatttatttttttaaattattgatattagttatatataagaataaatGAACAGGAAAATTAATTCTATATCTAATATTAGTGCATACCCTGGACTTTATTTCCATGTTTATAAAAGTTATATTACCACAGATATGTCAgctataaaaatatacaataaaaaagaaaaaaaatatgcattatatttttttataaagctttttgtattttcctttttaatttGGGTACTACAGTGTTCTGATAATGTAGGATAATAATAGtatctaaaaatatttatatttttttgttattaccattttttttaattacaattatattaatatgaaaaaacccttttttttatgcactaaatattttttcactATTTAGTTGTATTCTTCAAGATCATGGAATTACgataatgatttaaaaaatgtattaaattTAGGAGCTAAAAGATTATTAGCagaaaaagtatataaaataGGACAAGGaaaggaaaaattaaaattctgTGAACAAAAATGTATAGTAGAAACAGAATTAGAACAGAGGAATGGACAAGAAGAAATagagaaatatataaatgaagaacAAGAAAGTGAAATAGAGGAAAAAAATGGAGATGAAGATGAAGTAAAATATAGTGAGAAAACATTAGGAAAACATAATATTAATCCAAAATCATGTTCATTATATTCTGCttctattttatcttttgcttcatttatattatttataatatatgtCTATATAATTGATCCAGAAATTCAAAGAGTAGGTTTTTTGTGTAttaatttatctattttaatattttcagtaaatttaattatggaagaaattaaaacaaaactTAAAGGAAAATTACAACTTTCTAATTAAAACTCttgtatattaaaaaaaaaaaaatataacacaAGATTAAAAGTATATTAAGAGTTGCTATGGTATTGATTTAATAGATTTatgttcaattttttttgacaGGTATTGAGTAAATAagttaataaagaatatgtATAGAAATtattactatattttttaataataagaataattttgTGTTAAATAcgtaatttttataaattatgttACATGAAATTAAAtagtttatttaatatagCATTTATTACCTTTCTAATGAAAATAtcttaaattaatatttttattattcatagCGCACTAAACATTTTAAGGAGATGTTTATCtaatctaataaaaaaatttatcttattcctattataatttatatcatCATAATATTTGTTAATGAAagttattattaacctttttatatattaaatgtgGATATACGCACACTAGATTACCGGTTAATGGTTCACTAAGTGCTATATGGGCATATAGAAAAGAATTACAGATCTACATAGCTCatgttaaaaataatttcttttacatatatatttttttttttttaaggtaagatatataaatttctattaagagatttttatttaatagatTTTAAGTAATTGCATATTCATTATGTAATAAAGTGCGTAGTAACATTTTTATGATGTTAAAAAGTGACTATTATAGGAGTATTGAATTACATTTTGcacataatatattatatgagAGTacaatgaaatattaaaagagaTAATATTTCATTGAGAGAATAATCTTTTTGTTaatgtaaaatattattataattatatttatttttattttgtgcGAATTGAGTaacttttaattaattaaaccctaatattaaaatttttacatattttagtaaaaagtaataatgCTCAATTAGAGaagtttaaatatttatagtaACTATTTGTTAGTTTGTCTATTCAATACTCAAGCAAagtataagaaaaaaaaattagtaaatcagatatatattgaatatatacatatatatataataatcttgatcctttaatattttacaaTTCTCCTTAAATACAAGTCTTCTTTTTTTGATTAATTAATTAGATATTAAATAACTTTGGTAGTGTACGGAACATTGGTGacaaaaggtattattaacttttcatgatataaaaattagttatttacataaaaaatagagagttattaaaatatatttactaatttaaaaaaaaaaaagaaaa
Proteins encoded in this window:
- a CDS encoding fam-h protein, translating into MNRKINSISNISAYPGLYFHVYKSYITTDMSAIKIYNKKEKKYALYFFIKLFVFSFLIWVLQCSDNLYSSRSWNYDNDLKNVLNLGAKRLLAEKVYKIGQGKEKLKFCEQKCIVETELEQRNGQEEIEKYINEEQESEIEEKNGDEDEVKYSEKTLGKHNINPKSCSLYSASILSFASFILFIIYVYIIDPEIQRVGFLCINLSILIFSVNLIMEEIKTKLKGKLQLSN